A single region of the Hylaeus volcanicus isolate JK05 chromosome 5, UHH_iyHylVolc1.0_haploid, whole genome shotgun sequence genome encodes:
- the LOC128876866 gene encoding DNA-directed RNA polymerase III subunit RPC4, with translation MASDKSVNSNYTLPTNVKIKVEPGTSMPVPVTNIKIEPGLSGATTTTTTRLTSFRLPRDLTLGGKIKTEKPKKVYTPNLNAQRTKKKEDGAQSDPTKPLRTRDHNRGRGRGDRGGRGDRGRGRGNNLVQSSGIWSTGITTTPGGKRSSSGGGGYRDNDRSSLASLEKPKLELNRTIDKAEEEEKLKLLLRDDFIDDDEPPDYEFGPVMLPMIKEAKIPKKEVKVPLEEEEEEDKKPIILENGEVLPPKKEPKVKVLKTDTEPKEEFDNIPQMIENKSNSYILIQFPDCLPGFVSSAEDTRPNRSNPSSHERENGNNSQTEMCTLNDLKPGILGKLQILKSGKTRLLLGENNLIVDVGSHLSFRQDLLAAKVDAKQLNGDLINLGPVSNTLICSPDWESMLAKL, from the exons ATGGCTTCTGACAAGTCTGTCAATTCAAATTATACGCTTCCAAcgaatgttaaaataaaagtagagcCTGGAACGTCGATGCCTGTTCCTgtaacaaacataaaaatcgaGCCTGGCTTATCTGGcgctactactactactacgaCTAGGTTAACTTCTTTTCGCTTGCCAAGAGATTTAACATTAGGAGGCAAAATCAAGACTGAGAAACCCAAAAAAGTATACACACCGAATTTAAATGCTcaaagaacaaagaaaaaaga agATGGGGCACAAAGTGATCCAACAAAACCTCTTAGGACCAGGGACCATAATAGAGGACGTGGCAGGGGAGACAGGGGTGGCAGAGGTGATAGAGGACGTGGAAGAGGGAACAATCTAGTTCAA tCTAGCGGTATCTGGTCTACTGGCATAACTACTACACCAGGAGGGAAACGCAGTAGCAGTGGTGGTGGTGGCTATAGAGATAACGATAGAAGCTCTCTTGCATCTCTAGAAAAAccaaaattagaattaaaccGTACTATTGATAAAgcagaagaggaagaaaaattgaaactccTATTGAGAGATGACTTTATAGACGATGATGAACCACCAGATTATGAGTTTGGCCCTGTTATGTTGCCAATGATCAAGGAAG CAAAAATACCCAAGAAAGAAGTTAAGGTACCacttgaagaagaagaagaagaagacaaaAAGCCGATTATTTTGGAGAATGGGGAGG TATTGCCACCAAAGAAAGAACCTAAAGTTAAGGTACTCAAAACTGATACAGAGCCAAAAGAAGAGTTTGATAACATTCCtcaaatgattgaaaataaatcaaattcttatattttaatacag TTTCCAGATTGTTTACCAGGTTTTGTAAGCAGTGCAGAAGATACTAGACCAAATCGTTCAAACCCCTCGAGTCATGAGAGAGAAAACGGAAATAATTCGCAAACAGAAATGTGCACTTTAAATGATTTGAAGCCCGGTATTTTAGGCAAATTGCAAATCTTAAAATCCGGCAAAACGCGCTTACTGCTAGGTGAAAATAACTTGATCGTGGATGTTGGATCGCATCTTAGCTTTCGACAA GATCTTCTCGCTGCGAAAGTAGATGCCAAACAATTAAATGgtgatttaattaatcttgGTCCTGTCAGTAACACGCTTATCTGTTCACCTGATTGGGAATCCATGTTGGCTaagttgtaa